A genome region from Clostridium pasteurianum includes the following:
- the radA gene encoding DNA repair protein RadA — protein sequence MSKTKSFFVCQECGYQSVKWLGKCPSCSSWNSFVEENVENKKNNKVAINSMPKCINNIKSGEYERYDTNNAELNRVLGGGLVRGSITLISGAPGIGKSTLLLQICQDIASKYGKVLYVSGEESEEQIKMRGDRLKVDSPNVFILSETNMEVIEQHVNDIKPAFVIIDSIQTLYKEQITSAPGSVSQVRECANVIMRIAKTNNIPFFIVAHVTKQGELAGPRILEHIVDTVLTFEGQRTEEFRILRTVKNRFGTTSEIGVFEMTAEGLRQIYNPSGLFLEETNFNQEGSVVIGTMEGTRPILVEIQALVSKTNAVMPRRTSLGVDNSRLNLILAVLEKKLKIPFYNCDVYVNVVGGLNIEGTYGDLGLALALISSVKGVSTKLDKMIVVGEIGLTGEVRPVAFSDRIINEADKLGFENILIPQKNIKFDKNIAINTVGISYLKEAVNKVF from the coding sequence GTGAGCAAGACGAAAAGTTTTTTTGTGTGTCAGGAATGTGGATACCAATCTGTAAAATGGTTAGGTAAGTGTCCATCATGCAGTAGTTGGAATAGTTTTGTTGAAGAAAATGTAGAAAATAAAAAGAATAACAAAGTAGCTATAAATAGCATGCCAAAGTGTATAAATAATATAAAATCCGGAGAATATGAAAGATATGATACAAATAATGCTGAGTTAAATAGAGTACTAGGAGGAGGACTTGTTAGAGGTTCTATTACACTTATATCAGGTGCCCCGGGCATAGGTAAGTCAACACTTCTTCTGCAGATTTGTCAGGATATAGCATCAAAATATGGAAAAGTTCTATATGTCTCAGGAGAGGAATCTGAAGAACAGATAAAAATGAGGGGCGATAGGCTAAAAGTAGACTCACCAAATGTATTTATATTATCTGAAACAAACATGGAAGTTATAGAACAACATGTTAATGATATAAAACCTGCATTTGTCATAATTGATTCAATACAAACACTATATAAGGAACAAATAACTTCAGCTCCAGGAAGTGTTTCTCAAGTTAGAGAGTGTGCTAATGTTATTATGAGGATAGCTAAAACAAATAATATACCATTTTTTATTGTAGCGCATGTTACAAAGCAGGGGGAACTTGCTGGACCGAGAATACTTGAACATATTGTTGATACGGTTTTAACCTTTGAAGGCCAAAGAACAGAAGAGTTCAGAATACTTAGAACTGTAAAAAACCGTTTTGGAACTACCAGTGAAATAGGTGTTTTTGAAATGACGGCAGAGGGACTTCGGCAGATATATAATCCGTCTGGATTATTTCTTGAAGAAACGAATTTCAATCAGGAGGGTTCAGTTGTAATAGGAACAATGGAAGGAACAAGACCTATACTTGTAGAAATTCAAGCACTGGTTTCTAAAACAAATGCAGTTATGCCTAGAAGAACTTCTTTGGGTGTAGATAACTCAAGATTAAATTTGATTTTGGCTGTACTTGAAAAGAAACTTAAAATTCCATTTTACAATTGTGATGTATATGTAAATGTTGTAGGTGGATTAAATATTGAAGGTACCTATGGCGATTTAGGATTGGCATTAGCTTTGATTTCCAGTGTTAAGGGAGTAAGTACAAAGTTAGATAAGATGATTGTTGTAGGTGAAATTGGTCTTACAGGAGAGGTTAGGCCAGTAGCGTTTTCTGATAGGATTATTAACGAAGCTGATAAATTAGGCTTTGAAAATATATTAATTCCTCAAAAAAATATTAAATTTGACAAAAATATTGCGATAAATACAGTAGGTATATCTTATTTAAAGGAAGCTGTAAATAAAGTTTTTTAA